In Catenulispora sp. MAP5-51, the genomic stretch AGCAGCTTCACCGCGACCGCGTGGTCCAGCGAGGTCTGCAGGGTGGGGGCGTCGGGGTCGTTGGTGACCTTCTGCTCGCTGAAGGCGCGCTGGATCTCGGCGGCGGTCAGGGCCTTGCCGGTGAGCGCCTTCAGCTGGTCGTTGACCAGCTTCTGGGCGTCGGTGGGGTCCGAGGTGATCCACTGGTTGGCGGCGATCTGGCCGTCGATCAGGGCCCTGACGGTGTCCGGGTGCTTGGTCAGGAAGCTGGTGGCCACCACGAGCGTGGTGGTCGAGAACTGGCCGTTGGGCCACAGGCTGCGCTCGTCCACCAGGACCTTGGCCCCGGCCTCGCTGACCAGGCGCGAGGCCCAGGGCTCGGGCAGCCAGGCGCCGTCGATGTGGCCGGCCTTGAACTGGTCCAGGGTGGTCGCGTTGTCCTGCGGGTCCACCGAGACGTCGCCGGTGCCGTCGGGGTTGGCGGTCAGGCCCTGCTGCTTGAGCCAGTAGCGCAGCGCCACGTCCTGGGTGTTGCCCTTCTGCGGGGTCGCCAGGGTCTTGCCCTTGAGGTCCGCCGCCGAGGTGATCGAGGGCTTGACCACGAGTTCGGCGCCGCCCTCGGTGGCCCCTGCGACGATCTTCAGCGCCTCGCCGTGGGACTGCACGAAGGCCGACAGCGCCGAGGAGGGGCCGACGTACGCGGCGTCCAGCTGGCCGCCGAGCACCGCGGTCATCTCGGCGGGGCCGGCGTTGTAGATCTGCGTGGTGAGCTTCGTGCCCGCCCCCAGCGCCTTGGCGAAGTCGCCGTGCGCGACCCCGACCACGGCGGTGGCGTGCGTGACGTTCGCGAAGTAGCCCAGGCGCACCGTGGAGGCGGCCGAACCGCCGGAGACGGCGGCGGCGGTCTTGGCCGTGGAATCAGAGCTCTTCGACGACCCGCACGCGGCGGCCGAGGCGACGATCCCGAGGACGGCGCCAAAGGCCGCGACCGAACGTACCAGAGTCTTGATGTCTATCACAGGAAGGCTCCCGAAAGGATCGCCGGGCACACCGGCGGGCGGCTTGTCGCAGCCGCTGGAATCAAGGAAGGGGAAATGACTGGCCGATCACCCGCACCCCAGGTGCGAACCGGCCCTGAACAGGCACAGGCGGATCAGAACACGGCCGGACAGCTGGCGCTGGACAGCCGTCCGAAGTCGACGTATCGCCGACCGACCAGGGCCACTCCATCGCGGGACATGGCTAGAGAGTGGCACGGTCTCGGATTCCCGTCTATTTCTTGTCCGATATATGGACGCCCAAAAGGCTTCGGGAAACCACTATTTCCGGGACCATTAATATCGGTGTCCGAACCTTTTTCGGTCCGATATATCTTCAGAGATCGACCACGATCCCGTCGGCGTCGGCCCAGTGCTCGAAGCTCGCGAACCGGAGCGTCGCGGTGTTGATGCTGTCGACCATCGACTCCACCGCCGCCGGCTCGACGCGCAGCGACCGGCCCGGCTCGTCGATCAGATCCACGACCAATACCGGATGGCGCGGAACACCGACGGCGAGTTCGTCGACGATGACGAGGAGTTTGTTCTCGTAGTCGTTCGGGATCCGGTTGAGCACTTGCAGCGTCGACAGCCCACGGAACGCGGCGTCGTCCAGCAGCTCGGCGTCGGTGCGGCAGCCTTCTTCAACGGGCTTGAGGACAGCCGTACCGATGGCTCGCCAGGCGTCATCGTCGGAGAAGTCCGTGCGGACCACAACAGTTGAACGCGTGCGCGGCAGCACGGCCACCGGGGCGCCGCAGCGTCCGCAGATGAAGTCCCGCGGCGCCACCGGCTGGTCAAGCCCGAATTCTCGGCGGTACACGTCGAGGACTTCGACCGGCAGTTGCCCACGAGACGCCACGGAGATACCACGGCCGGCGGCCCACGCCCTGATCAGACGGCTGTCGGGGTGGTCATGCCCGCGTCGTACCTCGGCGAGCCTTCGCGCGGCGAAGTTCTCGAAGTCGCCATCAACGTCATGAAGGTGCATGGTTTGCCTTACCGAGGTTCACGCTCTGTCGTGGCCACGCCACCACATGGAGTGACGCACGTATGCGTCAGCATGCTTGCATACTGACCGCTTTCCCGCCCGCCTGCCCCCGACGCCGAGCCCCAGGCACCACCAACGGCGTCCCCGTCTCCGGATCCTCGATCACCCGGCACGGCAGCCCGAACACCGACTCCACCAGCTCGGCGGTGACGATCCGCGCCGGCGGGCCGGAGGCGGCCACCCGGCCGTCGCAGAGCACGATGAGGTGCGTGGCGTAGCGCGCGGCCTGGTTGAGATCGTGCAGGACCGCCACCAGGGTGCGGCCCTCCTCCTCGTGCAGGCGGGCGCACAGGTCCAGGATCTCGATCTGGTGGGCGATGTCCAGGTACGTCGTGGGCTCGTCGAGCAGCAGCAGGGGCGTCTGCTGCGCCAGCACCATCGCCGTCCACACGCGCTGGCGTTGGCCGCCGGACAGCTCGTCCACGGCCCGCTCGGCCAGGTCCGACACGCCGGTGGCGGCCATCGACTCGGCCACGACGCGCTCGTCCTCGCGCGACCACTGGCGCAGCAGGCCCTGGTGCGGGTGGCGGCCGCGGGAGACCAGGTCGGCGACCGTGATGCCGTCCGGGGCGATCGGGCCTTGCGGGAGC encodes the following:
- a CDS encoding ABC transporter substrate-binding protein, producing MIDIKTLVRSVAAFGAVLGIVASAAACGSSKSSDSTAKTAAAVSGGSAASTVRLGYFANVTHATAVVGVAHGDFAKALGAGTKLTTQIYNAGPAEMTAVLGGQLDAAYVGPSSALSAFVQSHGEALKIVAGATEGGAELVVKPSITSAADLKGKTLATPQKGNTQDVALRYWLKQQGLTANPDGTGDVSVDPQDNATTLDQFKAGHIDGAWLPEPWASRLVSEAGAKVLVDERSLWPNGQFSTTTLVVATSFLTKHPDTVRALIDGQIAANQWITSDPTDAQKLVNDQLKALTGKALTAAEIQRAFSEQKVTNDPDAPTLQTSLDHAVAVKLLKATDLHGIFDLSILNAELQKNGQPAVSDAGLGAK
- a CDS encoding ABC transporter ATP-binding protein, which encodes MTTRLSGTGLTLAYDGRTVAEDLSVAIPDRSFTVIIGPNACGKSTLLRALSRLLKPKAGTVVLDGADIASLPTKQVARIVGLLPQGPIAPDGITVADLVSRGRHPHQGLLRQWSREDERVVAESMAATGVSDLAERAVDELSGGQRQRVWTAMVLAQQTPLLLLDEPTTYLDIAHQIEILDLCARLHEEEGRTLVAVLHDLNQAARYATHLIVLCDGRVAASGPPARIVTAELVESVFGLPCRVIEDPETGTPLVVPGARRRGQAGGKAVSMQAC